In Prunus dulcis chromosome 1, ALMONDv2, whole genome shotgun sequence, the following are encoded in one genomic region:
- the LOC117625902 gene encoding protein NETWORKED 1B-like isoform X2 — translation MATLLHSESRRLYSWWWDSHISPKNSKWLQENLTDMDAKVKAMIKLIEEDADSFARRAEMYYKKRPELMKLVEEFYRAYRALAERYDHATVELRQAHRTMAEAFPNQVPYVLADESPSGSSGPDVEPHTPEIPHPVRAFFDADDLHKDALGLTSTNLQALKRNGSVDSESGISKRGLKQVNEMFNPGEVPNNLKVAEGRMREGLSFQEAEESKQKLQSGYSQLTSENQSLKTQVLSQSERAAKAETEVQTLKKTLDEIQAEKDTVLLQYEQSLEKLSKLGRELNDAQMAVGGLDERASKADIETTILKETLVELEAERDAGLLQYNRCLERISSLESMLSFAQRDAKGLNERAIKAETEAQTLKQELSKLEAEKEGFFLQYKQCLEQISVLETKISVSEENSRMLNEQIERAEGEIKSLKESLAILKEEKEAAALQYKQCMDTISKMESEISHAQADAERLKSEILTGAANLKSAEEQCVLLERSNQSLRLEADGLLKKITSKDQELSEKNEEMEKFQILMQEEHLRFVQAEATLQALQKLHSQSQESQKALALEFKNGLQMLKDLEIRKQGMEDDIQQVKEENKSLSELNFSCTISIKNLQDEIFNIKEMKEKLEQEVALKSDQSNALQQHIFDLEEEIKGLNKRYRAMAEQVESAGLNPECFESSVKDLQNEKAKLKDICTRDREERELLYEKLKDMGKLSKENAVLESSLLGLNGELEGLREKVKELQESCQFLQGEKSILVAEKAILLSQLQIITQNMQKLFEKNTLLENSLSGANIELERLRARSKSLEELCQLLNNEKCNLLNERGTLVFQLKDVEQRLRNLEKRFSKLEKKYSKLEKEKGSTLNVVEELWGSLHAEKRERASYIRSSEARLAGLENNFHVMQEERRLGKKEFEEELDRALNAQIEIFVLQKFIEDLEEKNFSLLIESQRHVEASKFSDKLIAELENENLELQVEEEFLVGEIEKLRLGIRQVFRALQTEPDSHENKSGQDQIPVLHILNTIKDLKTSLFRSKDGEQQLLVEKSVLLTLLEQMRLEGAEIELAKQLFEQEYEIMVDRCSTLQKEKHELLEMTRQLRLEVTKKEHKEETLEAQLQTLQAKLENFQDAYVVLQKENSKVLEERRSLLKKVLDLEEGKQMLEEENSVNFHEALAFSNLSLVLESFTIEKAAELKALAEDLNTLFVINNDLKEAVGILEENLVMKEVENLHLNDTVQLLDKEMSEANDLNGQLSHQIAVGKDYLKQKTMKLSEAEEKLEKTEELNLQLCRTFQELKMEYEESKIVRENCEKQILELSEGSTNQKKEIVGLREANEILENEILCKAIEKEIENLHLNETVQLLDKDLCEAKDSKAQLSHEILAGMNSLKQKTMELSEVEQKLRKTGDLNEELCRTVQELRMENEDSKLMRENCEKQILELSKDNSNQKNEIDSLHKANGTLEIEVGILSEVIEEHRIREENLNSELEERSNDFELWEAEAAAFYFDFQVSAVREVFLENKVNELSQVCESLKDESATKGVELEQMKGRVSSLEGEVGGLMAQLSAYVPVVASLRENVASLQHNAVLRTKLLVESNQQYKDIEPQNYLHQKSCPDSREDPSTLVPDGISELEKMQTMIKEVEKMFVEETERLAIEAVEKAMVEEMERLATQESTKNTNIKVEVSVEIEDLKSKGTSLQGKGSKSEELKLENEFTDENLKLQRMKSDNGTSMKDIPLDHVSDCSFYGRSRRDNGGADDQMLELWETAEQHCRQDPVTSEIENQASAPREDVAYHRFADSQKIIQNSSSEVQVEKELGIDKLEVSLDIQEPSREGKKEKILERLASDAQKLISLQTIAQDLNKKMETNKKGRKANGTEYETVKTHLHEVEEAVVQLAEINDQLKKNIEESPLNEQTSMELEEAGNVRRERILEQASKGSEKIGRLQFELQNIHYILLKLEDENKNKGRNGFYVSRTGVLLKDFIYSGRSSERRKKARVCGCMRPSTNGD, via the exons ATGGCAACCCTGTTACATTCCGAGTCCAGACGCTTATATTCTTGGTGGTGGGACAGTCATATTagcccaaaaaattcaaaatggcTTCAGGAAAATCTTACAG ACATGGATGCCAAAGTCAAAGCAATGATCAAGCTCATTGAAGAAGATGCAGATTCTTTTGCAAGGAGGGCAGAAATGTACTACAAAAAACGCCCAGAGCTCATGAAACTGGTTGAGGAATTCTATCGAGCTTATCGTGCGTTAGCAGAGAGGTACGATCATGCAACTGTGGAGCTGCGACAGGCTCATCGAACCATGGCAGAAGCGTTTCCCAACCAAGTACCTTATGTATTGGCAGATGAATCACCCTCAGGCTCTTCTGGCCCAGACGTTGAACCTCATACACCAGAAATTCCACATCCAGTTCGTGCCTTTTTTGACGCAGATGACTTGCATAAGGATGCACTGGGACTCACATCAACTAACTTACAAGCTTTGAAAAGGAATGGTTCAGTAGACTCTGAATCAGGAATAAGCAAAAGAGGTCTGAAACAGGTCAATGAGATGTTCAATCCAGGAGAAGTGCCAAATAATTTAAAGGTTGCAGAGGGAAGGATGAGAGAAGGCTTAAGTTTCCAAGAAGCAGAAGAGAGcaaacaaaaattgcaaaGTGGGTACTCTCAGTTAACAAGTGAGAACCAGAGTCTCAAGACCCAGGTTCTTTCTCAATCTGAGCGTGCTGCAAAAGCTGAAACTGAAGTTCAAACCTTAAAGAAAACTCTAGATGAGATACAAGCTGAAAAAGACACAGTCCTTCTTCAGTACGAGCAGAGTTTGGAGAAGTTATCTAAACTGGGGAGAGAACTAAATGATGCACAAATGGCTGTTGGAGGGCTCGATGAACGAGCGAGCAAAGCTGATATTGAAACTACAATATTGAAGGAAACCCTTGTGGAATTAGAAGCAGAGAGGGATGCTGGTCTTCTTCAGTACAATCGTTGTTTGGAAAGGATATCTAGCCTGGAGAGCATGTTATCTTTTGCCCAAAGGGACGCAAAAGGACTTAATGAGCGAGCTATTAAAGCAGAAACTGAAGCTCAAACTCTCAAGCAAGAACTTTCTAAACTAGAGGCTGAAAAGGAaggtttttttcttcagtaCAAGCAATGTCTTGAGCAGATATCTGTTCTGGAGACTAAAATCTCAGTTTCTGAGGAAAATTCCAGAATGCTTAATGAACAAATTGAAAGAGCTGAAGGTGAAATCAAATCTCTGAAGGAATCTCTGGCTATACtgaaggaagagaaagaagctGCAGCTCTTCAATACAAGCAGTGCATGGATACAATTTCTAAGATGGAAAGTGAAATTTCTCATGCTCAAGCAGATGCTGAACGACTGAAAAGCGAAATTTTGACAGGGGCAGCAAACTTAAAGAGTGCCGAAGAACAATGCGTTCTCTTGGAGAGATCAAATCAGTCTCTGCGGTTAGAGGCGGACGGTCTGCTGAAGAAGATTACAAGTAAAGATCAAGAACTTTCAGAGAAGAATGAAGAGATGGAGAAATTTCAGATTCTGATGCAGGAGGAGCATTTGCGGTTTGTGCAAGCTGAAGCCACTCTCCAAGCTCTACAGAAGTTGCACTCCCAATCCCAAGAGTCTCAGAAAGCTTTAGCACTGGAGTTCAAAAATGGCCTTCAAATGTTGAAGGACTTAGAGATACGCAAACAAGGTATGGAGGATGATATCCAGCAGGTTAAGGAGGAAAATAAGAGCTTAAGtgaattgaatttttcttgCACTATCTCGATAAAGAATCTGCAAGATGAAATCTTTAACATTAAAGAGATGAAAGAGAAACTTGAACAGGAGGTTGCGCTAAAATCAGACCAAAGCAATGCCCTCCAGCAGCATATATTCGATTTGGAGGAGGAAATTAAGGGATTGAACAAAAGATACCGGGCTATGGCGGAGCAGGTGGAATCAGCAGGTTTAAATCCTGAATGCTTTGAGTCATCTGTGAAAGACTTGCAAAATGAAAAAGCAAAGCTGAAAGATATCTGCACAAGggacagagaagagagagaactTCTTTATGAGAAATTGAAGGATATGGGTAAACTTTCAAAGGAGAATGCCGTTCTGGAGAGTTCGCTGTTGGGGTTGAATGGTGAGTTGGAGGGTTTGAGAGAGAAGGTCAAAGAATTGCAGGAGTCTTGCCAGTTTCTCCAGGGAGAAAAATCCATTCTTGTTGCTGAGAAAGCTATCCTGCTTTCTCAGTTACAAATTATCACTCAGAATATGCAGAAGCTTTTTGAGAAGAACACCTTGTTGGAAAATTCCCTCTCTGGTGCAAATATTGAGCTTGAACGGTTGAGAGCAAGATCAAAGAGCTTGGAAGAGTTGTGCCAGTTACTCAATAATGAGAAGTGCAATCTTCTTAATGAGAGGGGCACCCTTGTATTTCAGTTAAAAGATGTTGAACAGAGACTGCGAAACCTGGAAAAGCGGTTTTcaaaattagagaaaaaatattcaaagctggagaaggagaaagGCTCCACACTTAATGTTGTAGAGGAACTATGGGGTTCCCTTCATGCAGAAAAACGAGAGCGTGCAAGTTATATACGGTCAAGTGAGGCTCGGTTAGCAGGTTTGGAAAACAATTTCCATGTCATGCAGGAAGAAAGAAGGCTgggaaagaaagaatttgaagAAGAACTAGATAGAGCTCTAAATGCCCAGATTGAGATCTTTGTCCTTCAGAAGTTTATAGAAGATCTGGAAGAGAagaatttttcattattaattGAGAGTCAGAGACATGTTGAGGCATCCAAATTTTCTGATAAGCTGATCGCAGAATTGGAGAATGAAAATCTTGAGTTACAGGTGGAAGAAGAATTCTTGGTGGGAGAAATCGAAAAGTTAAGGCTGGGAATTCGTCAAGTGTTCAGGGCTCTTCAAACTGAACCGGATAGCCATGAAAATAAGAGTGGACAAGACCAAATACCTGTGCTGCACATTTTGAATACCATTAAGGACTTGAAAACTTCTTTGTTTAGGAGCAAGGATGGGGAACAACAGTTGCTGGTTGAGAAGTCAGTGCTCTTAACTTTACTTGAGCAGATGAGATTAGAGGGTGCAGAGATAGAATTAGCAAAACAACTCTTCGAGCAGGAGTATGAGATTATGGTAGACCGTTGTTCTACGCTACAAAAAGAGAAGCATGAGCTTCTAGAGATGACGAGGCAGCTGAGGTTGGAAGTGACCAAGAAAGAGCACAAGGAGGAAACATTAGAGGCTcaattgcaaacgcttcaagCTAAGCTGGAAAATTTTCAGGATGCTTATGTGGTTTTGCAGAAAGAGAACTCCAAGGTGCTTGAAGAGAGAAGATCTTTGCTTAAGAAAGTTTTGGACCTGGAAGAGGGAAAGCAAATGCTTGAAGAGGAGAATAGTGTTAATTTCCATGAAGCACTAGCTTTCAGCAACCTCTCTTTGGTTTTAGAGAGCTTCACAATTGAAAAAGCTGCGGAACTAAAAGCACTTGCTGAAGATCTCAACACCCTCTTTGTAATTAACAATGACCTCAAAGAGGCTGTTGGAATATTGGAGGAGAATTTAGTGATGAAAGAAGTAGAAAATCTACATCTGAATGACACGGTCCAATTGTTGGACAAGGAAATGAGTGAAGCCAATGACTTAAATGGTCAACTAAGCCATCAAATTGCAGTTGGAAAGGATTATCTGAAACAGAAAACCATGAAGCTCTCAGAGGCAGAAGAGAAGCTTGAAAAGACAGAGGAATTGAATCTGCAATTATGTAGAACATTTCAGGAACTGAAGATGGAATATGAAGAATCAAAAATTGTGAGAGAAAATTGTGAGAAGCAGATTCTTGAACTATCTGAAGGTAGCACAAATCAGAAAAAGGAAATCGTTGGCCTTCGTGAAGCGAATGAAATTctggagaatgaaatcttgtgtaaagcaattgaaaaagaaatagaaaatctaCATCTGAATGAGACAGTCCAATTGTTGGACAAGGATCTTTGTGAAGCCAAGGACTCAAAAGCTCAGCTAAGCCATGAAATATTAGCTGGAATGAATTCTCTGAAACAGAAAACCATGGAGCTCTCAGAAGTTGAACAGAAGCTTAGAAAGACAGGGGACTTGAATGAGGAATTGTGCAGAACCGTTCAGGAACTGAGGATGGAAAATGAAGATTCAAAACTAATGAGAGAAAATTGTGAGAAGCAGATTCTAGAACTATCGAAAGATAActcaaatcagaaaaatgaaattgatagCCTTCACAAAGCAAATGGAACTCTGGAGATTGAAGTGGGCATCTTAAGTGAAGTAATTGAAGAACATAGAATTAGagaagagaatttgaattCAGAGCTGGAAGAAAGAAGCAATGACTTTGAACTCTGGGAGGCTGAGGCTGCAGCAttctattttgattttcaagTTTCTGCTGTCCGTGAAgtttttcttgaaaataaagttAATGAGCTTTCTCAAGTTTGTGAGAGTCTTAAAGATGAAAGTGCTACAAAAGGTGTGGAGCTTGAACAAATGAAAGGAAGAGTTAGCTCCTTGGAAGGTGAAGTTGGAGGACTGATGGCCCAGCTGTCTGCATATGTTCCTGTTGTAGCCTCGTTGAGAGAGAATGTAGCATCTCTTCAGCACAATGCCGTTCTTAGAACAAAGCTTCTTGTGGAAAGCAATCAACAATATAAG GATATTGAACCACAAAATTATCTACATCAAAAGAGCTGTCCGGATTCAAGAGAAGATCCAAGCACATTGGTACCAGACGGAATTTCAGAATTGGAAAAAATGCAGACTATGATCAAAGAAGTTGAAAAGATGTTTGTAGAAGAAACAGAGAGGCTTGCAATTGAAGCAGTTGAAAAGGCAATGGTGGAAGAAATGGAAAGGCTTGCAACTCAGGAAAGTACAAAAAACACCAACATCAAAGTGGAGGTTTCTGTGGAGATCGAAGATCTAAAATCAAAAGGTACCTCACTTCAAGGAAAAG GCAGTAAAAGTGAAGAGCtgaaacttgaaaatgagTTTACTGATGAAAATCTCAAGTTGCAGAGGATGAAATCTGATAATGGGACTTCGATGAAAGATATTCCGCTTGATCATGTTTCAGATTGTTCATTTTATGGAAGAAGCAGGAGAGATAATGGTGGGGCAGATGATCAAATGCTCGAGTTATGGGAAACTGCCGAACAACACTGCCGTCAGGATCCGGTGACCAGTGAGATAGAAAATCAGGCATCTGCACCAAGGGAAGATGTGGCTTACCATCGGTTTGCGGATTCGCAGAAGATCATTCAAAATTCTTCTTCGGAAGTTCAGGTTGAGAAGGAGTTGGGCATTGACAAGCTGGAGGTGTCCCTTGATATTCAAGAGCCAAGTCGTGAAGGCAAGAAGGAAAAGATATTGGAGAGACTTGCTTCTGATGCTCAGAAACTGATAAGTCTGCAAACAATTGCTCAAGATTTGAATAAGAAGATGGAGACAAACAAGAAGGGTAGAAAGGCAAATGGCACTGAATATGAAACAGTCAAGACACACTTGCATGAAGTTGAGGAGGCAGTTGTGCAGCTAGCAGAAATTAATGatcaattgaaaaagaatATCGAAGAGTCTCCGTTGAACGAGCAGACGTCCATGGAGTTGGAGGAGGCTGGAAATGTCCGGAGAGAGAGAATACTGGAACAGGCAAGTAAAGGGTCTGAGAAGATTGGAAGGTTGCAGTTTGAGTTACAGAACATTCACTATATTTTGCTGAAATTGGaggatgaaaacaaaaacaaagggaGGAATGGATTTTACGTAAGTAGAACAGGTGTTCTCCTGAAGGATTTTATTTACAGTGGCAGAAGTAGTGAGAGGCGCAAGAAGGCTCGTGTGTGTGGGTGTATGAGACCCTCCACAAATGGAGACTGA